In Silene latifolia isolate original U9 population chromosome 6, ASM4854445v1, whole genome shotgun sequence, the genomic window tgacaataaaaagaaatgaCAATACATTAATTGAAATGAAATGACAATACACTGACTTGGAACGAAATAACAATACACTACAATTGAAATGAAGTGACAAATACACAATTAAAATGTTTTACCCATCACTTTCTCTGTAAGATCTTCTATCATGGCTTCTTGTGCAGGAGTTAAATGGGTTTTTGCCAATAATGTGTTCGATTTGCGGCATAACTCTTGTGCTTCTCGCTTCATGTCCTTCCTTAGTAAGCTTTGCCCATTTCTTGAATTTGTCTTTCCGACAATTCGagctctttttctcttatcattCTCATAGCACGATACTCTTCAGTGAACTCACTATTGTGTGAAGATTCTGTAACTTTCTGctttcctcttttcttcttaGCAGCATCCCTTCCTTGAGGACGACTAATAGTACTAGATGTAGGAACACTAGTTGGAGTATCGGGATTTGTAGGGATTACATAGTCTCCATCTTCATTAGTTTTTGATCTTTTCGTGCTACCTTCACTTTCTTGAATGATATCATCGCCTTCTTCCACGTACGGATTGCCTCCCATATCCATTCCCGTTGGAACTTCCCATTTTTTTAGTTTACTCATCACTTCTTCAAATACTGCCATATCATTGAAATTTGACTTATTCACTTGAGTATATTGAGCATGTGCGTCTTTCTTAACATCACTCATGCTCATTCCACTTGATTTTCTCGCGTATGCTTTCCTATAACAAGCAACCCACGAATTGACGTTTTTACAAATTCTTTGATGACGACCTTTCATCGAATCCAAATTTCTCTCGCCAATTTTATCTGGATTTTCTTGTCGATATTGTTCATACATTTCCATCACCCTTGCCCACAAACCCTCACCCTTTTGATTATTCCCTTTAATCTCATCACAACTATAATAACTCCATGATTTCATAAGAACCATATCCTCCTCAGCACTCCATAAACTAGGGGTAGATTGTTTTctagattttttttgtttttcttgatTCTCTTGAAATAAATTTCTTGAGATATTTTGAGAAACTTGAACATTTTGAAAATTTGATTGATCTTGGGAGGTTGGATAAAATTGAGGGTTCTGATAATATGGGGGAGTTGGAAAATTATGTGCATTTGGATTAATTTGAGAGTTTATTTGAGAGTTTATAGTATAATTTTGGGGTAATAAAGAACTTTGGtaatttgtaaaatcaaaatcaaaactttgtGAGTTTTGATTTTGTGGAGAATTTGAGGTATTTCCAAAATTAGGGTCATTAAGATCCATAATTATTGAAATGGTTAATTTTTAAGGAGTTATATGTGGTATTTTGGTTATTATAAGCTACAAAggaaaaatatggattttttttgTGATCAAAAATATATCAAGATTGGTCTCTATTTATAGAGAATGAAAAATTATGACTATCTAtgtaattattttttattttaataaagttttttttaaaaaataaaataagccGTTATAACTGTTGTACATTTACAACTGAAACAAATCTGAATCAATTTTGCTTttaaagttgaaaaaaaaaggtcCAATCATCTATTGACATGTGGCGTGGGGAGAGAGAAATGGAGTGTCACAACCTTAGGTTGCTCTGCAACACAACTCAACACAATGTTGCGCCCATTTCTTGagtttgattatttaattaatactttttggtgatttttttttgtcattttgtgAAAAAAATCATTGTTGTACCTAGTCTAACCCAAACCATAACAACAACACTACCAAATGCCAATGGAGTTCAAGTTCATAACATAACGGCCAAACTAAAGAGAGACACacagacaaaaaaaaaacgaaaacaacaaaAAAGAAAATCATGGACATGGGACATTGTGCGAGTCTTGTGACTCAAGGGGGAGGCGAGTGTTTTGGGACCCTAGGGACCACGTGGACCTTTCAGGATATTTGAGATGTTCCATGTGTGGGCCCATGCAGTTTCTATCACGTTTAGCCCCACCGTTTCTAACTCCTTTCTGTCCGTTTGTGCTCCCTTGTGCCGCTATATATTTCAACTGGTATGCTTCTTCTCTTTCACCCCCCCTCCTCCCATAATTTCCAATACATTAATATACTCTAGTAAACCCAAAGCTTGTGCTTAAGGTAATCTTGTCTCTCTATACTCTTTTTTTAATTCTTAGTTTATTCGACGAGTCTAGTATAAAACGGTCTCATTGGGTAAGACCGTATAGTGTCATTCATTTGATTTTGGAAGGTAAATAATTTTGTGGTTAATGGTAGGAAA contains:
- the LOC141588236 gene encoding uncharacterized protein LOC141588236, with product MVLMKSWSYYSCDEIKGNNQKGEGLWARVMEMYEQYRQENPDKIGERNLDSMKGRHQRICKNVNSWVACYRKAYARKSSGMSMSDVKKDAHAQYTQVNKSNFNDMAVFEEVMSKLKKWEVPTGMDMGGNPYVEEGDDIIQESEGSTKRSKTNEDGDYVIPTNPDTPTSVPTSSTISRPQGRDAAKKKRGKQKVTESSHNSEFTEEYRAMRMIREKELELSERQIQEMGKAY